AGCATTGGCGTGCATCAGGGATATTCCGGCAGTGAAGCGAGGGCTGACATAGCGCAGTCCTATCCCGAGATCGAGCGCATTGCCTGCCACATCGCGGTCAGGGATTGCCTCGTCGGTGCTCTGATGATAATCGTCGTCATCGGGGATATACACTTCCGACCCTTTGAACTGCTCGTTGAACAGCCCGGCCTGGACTGCTATGGTGAATTCACCCTTCAATGCACGGTGCTTGTAGCCTAACTGCACATCGGCTGTGAGATTGCGGAAAAGCCCATAGGATTCCTGCTGCACCACCACTCCTGCGCCCCAACGTTTCCCAAGCCACCTGAACGGAGAGTCGGCAGCCCCGACAAATGTGCGGGGAGCATTGTCGATACCCACCCATTGCGCCCTCATCCCGCCACGCAGGCGTATATGGTCAGTGTCACCCGCGGCAGCAGGGTTATAATAGGTCGGGACCGCCCAGTAGTGGGTGAGCATTGCATCCCCCTGCGCCTTAAGCTGCGGAGCAACCGCCCACATCACTGCGATCAGCAAATGCAACCTGGATATTAGGAGAATATGGCAACGCATCTATTCGAAATAAAATGTGAAAACAACCATGCGTGACAGAGCTTTCCTGAGCGAACGTGTTATCTTGAGTTTGTCAGGCTCGTCCTCAAGGTCGGTACGGTCATGCTCGATGGCATCCGTGATACCGAAACAGAATTTCACCTCGGGAACAAGCTTGAAATAAGGCAGATAGAAGTCGCATCCGAAGCCGGCTGTCAGAAAAAGCTCTGCCGGGACAGTGCGCAGATAGTCACCTTGCGAACGCGTGATATTGAATGCGGGCATAACTCCGGCTGTGATGTAAGGGCGTGACTGCCGGTAACGCATCCCCGAGAACTTCAGGTCGACAGGGAGGACAATGCAGGTCGTTTTCACATTCTGCCTCAGCTCCGCCCCGGTATTGTACTCTCGCATAGTTATGTCTCGGTTGCCGAAATACAGTCCCGGCGTGAAACGCAGGTTCATAAGGCTGTTGAGCCTCATATCCACAAGTCCGTTTACACAGAAACCCGGTGAGAATCCCGGCTGCTCCATATACCATTCCTCCCCTTCCGCAGTGATCAGTCCGTTGTGGGAGAATGTGATGTCCTGCGTGTGTATTCCGACAGAGAATCCCAAATGCCAACGGCGCATATCGGCATACGGACGATTGAGCACACAATCGTTGAGTGACTGTGCCGATGCATCTCCACACCCTACCCCGACAATAGCCGGAAGTATGAGAAGAAGTCGATATAAGCATATGGTGATTCGGAGTTTCATTACTAAAAGAGTAACGCTACCCAATCACCTTTTATTATGCTGACAATGAATTTGTGATATCCTGCCGATGAATAAACAGGAAAATCGATGCATTTTATTAACTTTTAAGTTAACCGACTTGTTATATCGAAAAAGAGTCATTATCTTTGCATAGTTAATTTATAAGTTAAGCATAACACGGAAATATGCCATCGAATTGATTGAAGAGCATGAGGCTGTAAATTTCTACAGTATTCATCTCAATACCAAAGAACTCTCGGAACTTGAGTGTTTTTTTGAGAAGTTCCCGAAGGTTGCGCTTACGATGAGGATATTGACACGATAATCGCATGGCTCGACCATATCGGAGAAAGAGGGGCTTTGGAACGATATTTCAGGCATGAAGGCAAATTCGGTGACGGAGTAAGTGCAATACCAATCGAGACGAGTAACCTACGTCTTTATTGTATCAGACTCTCCGACAAAATTCTGATTTTTGGAAATGGTGGAATAAAAGACACTTCAACATGGCAGGAGAGTGAAACTTTATCCGACTATGTAGAAACGCTTGTGGATACAAGCCGTTTTATTGTTTCTCGTTTGGCAAATGGGACATTATATATTGTAGACAAAGAAATAATCGGAAACCTAAATTTCACCCGCGATGAAAAGAAATAGCATAATTGAAACCCGCAGGGCAAAGGTTCTGCCGGAAGTCAGACAACGTGTCGACCTGTCATTTCGGATAGTGGACAGGATTCATAACATACTTGAAGAGCAAGGTCTAAAACAGAAAGATCTCGCCACTATGCTTAATAAGAAAGAATCTGAAATAAGCAAATGGATGCGAGGTACACACAACTTTACTATCGAAACAATATCGCTTATTGAAAAAACACTTGGGACCAGAATCCTACAAGTTGTTGGATTCTGAGAATAAATAAAAATGCAGTGTATCTAAAGGTTTAATAACCTTTAGATACACTGCATTTAATATGATAGAGTCAACAAAAGTGTCTATTACTTCGTATCCTTTATAGGGCGTATAGAGAAGCCATAGGCGTTATTTGTGGGTTCATTTATATGTATGGTAGAATTTCGATCATCAACATATATCAACAGACAACTACTGGATTTTTCATAATAATTCTCTTCATCATACGATGTATCATTACGATTGAATATTGTTGTTGCTATAAACGTAACTTTTGAATGTGCAGGATTAGTCGAGCTTTTAAAATATTCAGGCAGAGGAGCCTTTGACCCTTCACCCATATCACGAAGACCTGTTGCCGGTAAAAATATGGTACTGTTTCCACTCTCCGCAATTTTACTTATATCCCAGCCAATAACTTTGTCACCATACCCTTTACGTTGCTTTATAAACAATCCAGGAGTATCATAATTTAAAGATGTTGAGTGTGTGTGTTCTGCAAAATTACTGAATGCATTTGCATTAGGTACGCAGAAACCAACCGGACATGGATCATAAATCGTTTTCGTAGGAAGCTGACCCAACGGAGTATACTGATAATTAGATGTTGCCGATTTACCGTCAGAAAAATACACCTCCGTCAATTCCGAATCCCAATAATTCATTATAGTACGTAGTCCACCAAATCTACTGCCATTATGCCAATGACGCCTCCAAAAATTATCAGGTGTTTTATCGCTACCGCTAGGATTATCATGGGAAAAGAATTGATTGGCATACCTGATAGACTCACCTATACTCATACCCTCTTCGTGCTCCCGTTTATTGAAACGGCATACTCCGGGATAATACGGTTTATTGTCCATATCATATTGTGTCGATGCAGGAACTATAGCATATGTATCATTGTTCCAGATTCCGGAAAGCATAGGATCCTTGCGACCCCACTGATAATAGGTGTTATCACCGGCAAACGATGCCTCAACCGCATCCTGCGCCAAGCCATCCACCTTATATTCCTTGGTGGTTCCATCCGGCAGTGTCGCTGTAAGACGTATAGAATACGTCTGAGCAGCTTTATCCTCATCATGAGGATCACAATATCCGAGATTGCATGGAGTAAACCAATACTCCTTATCAACCTCATAACCCTTGGATGTCGCCAATATCAGATTATTATTCCAGTCGTAATGTGTCACCCATATATGCCAGCTCCATAGAATGGTCTTATTGGGGTCGTTAGCTCTCACTGCAATTATAGCATTACCCTGGTTGATAGCTTCTCTATCAATCTGAAAATTTATTTTCTTTCTGTCTGCATCGAGGTGCACATCACGCACCAGTTCTGGTGAATCCTGCCATAACAATACCGCGTCCCCTATGAGAATCCCCGGAATATCCGGACCTGAGATCGCAGCATCATTATGATCTACAAATTTCTTAAGTACAAATTTCTCAGACAATGGTCCTACATATTCAGCCTTGCTTGTATATGCAGACTCATTATCTACGTCACCCTCACCGCGGGCATTGCCATAAATGAGAGGAAGTGAATAGTAGCCGGGGGCATTGACCATATAGCAGTTGGCTGTCTCACCACCTCCGGAGAGGTCGTGATAGCTTGTGGAATCACCTATCTGCACGTTAGTATATAATGCTCCTCGCATATCACTGAACACCTTTCGGGGCTCCAGCAATATGCTTCCCTTGGTCATGCCATTCTCATCGGTCTTGGCATGGGAGGTCCAGGAGGCATCCTTCCATGTTGCACCTCCATCCTTTGAGTATTCCACCTTGAACGGCAACATCACCTTCTTTGCATTCACCTCATCCTTGCTTTCATTTAGCTGATACACTTTGGCGTATGCTGTGGCGAGGAATTCAGGTATATAACCGCTTGTGGGTATACCTCTACTTTTTTCTATCTCAGTCTCCCCCTCTCTTGTGGACTTGGTGGGGCGTACTGTCACAAAATCGAAATTTACTGTGGGCACCACTTTGATTCCGGTGGTGTTGAGGGAATATGCCACTCGTGTGCCGGCTTTCCAGGTCTGACCTGTGAGTGACGCCGTGAGTGTGCGATCGGCACCCGATGCCTTGTCGGTGAACTTGATGGTGAGTTTCGCATCCGAGCCGAGAGTCTGCGGTACCATAAAGAATGTAAGATCACCGCCCACTATCTCCTCACCGGGCTTGGTGTTACCCGGTTTCGAACCTGATCCTGAGGCATCAAGAGTCTTGTCAGGCTTGACAGTGAATGTCTCTTTAACCGCTGTTTTTTCATCAATGGTCCACTTATCGGTACCTATACTATGTGTGCCTCTGTCGTATATGCCTGACAGTGTAACTTCGGTGACTTTTCCCGGCAGCATATCATCACCGGTTTTTACGACCACAGCGGTCAGTGAGTGCCGGAATTTAAGGCTTACTTTACCACCTTTGGAGGCATCGCAATCAATATTGGTGGAGAGAAGGTCCACATGGTCCTTTACAACTGTGGTCTGCTTGAAAGCAACAGCAGGTATGCCGGGGACAGATTGAGCACTATGGGATATGGACGCACCGGTGGCATTCAGCTTATCTCCGTCAAAAGGAGCATAAGCAAAGAACCGTATATTCCCTGAGCCTGTCCAGTCGAGAATTTCGCTTTCGTCGGCAGCCTGCCACACGTTGTTTTTGGCTACCATCTTTATATTGTGGGCAAAATTTGTTGTCAAGTCCGATGCATCGTCATCGCTCCATGAGCCTGCGTAACAGATTGCCGACAATCCGAATGATGGGTAAAAAGTATTGGTGGTCACGGATGTGCCACGAGATGCAGACACCGACATCACGGTGTCGGGACTATTGCTTATTTCCGCAATAAGATACAATGGTCCGTCGGCACCACTGTCCATGCGGGTTATGGCAACATCATCCACTCCGCGGGAGCGAGACGAGCCGTCGGTCCAGCTCTCCGGGGCAAGCACTTCGAATGCCAG
The sequence above is drawn from the Duncaniella freteri genome and encodes:
- a CDS encoding porin family protein, with product MKLRITICLYRLLLILPAIVGVGCGDASAQSLNDCVLNRPYADMRRWHLGFSVGIHTQDITFSHNGLITAEGEEWYMEQPGFSPGFCVNGLVDMRLNSLMNLRFTPGLYFGNRDITMREYNTGAELRQNVKTTCIVLPVDLKFSGMRYRQSRPYITAGVMPAFNITRSQGDYLRTVPAELFLTAGFGCDFYLPYFKLVPEVKFCFGITDAIEHDRTDLEDEPDKLKITRSLRKALSRMVVFTFYFE
- a CDS encoding PorP/SprF family type IX secretion system membrane protein, coding for MRCHILLISRLHLLIAVMWAVAPQLKAQGDAMLTHYWAVPTYYNPAAAGDTDHIRLRGGMRAQWVGIDNAPRTFVGAADSPFRWLGKRWGAGVVVQQESYGLFRNLTADVQLGYKHRALKGEFTIAVQAGLFNEQFKGSEVYIPDDDDYHQSTDEAIPDRDVAGNALDLGIGLRYVSPRFTAGISLMHANAPEVTFSDDSGSDSSAGNLAGEAQKKFLFKASRTLYFDLQGNIPVKNTLFEVLPSVLLRSDFTFTDIAATVRARYNRMFSAGIGYRYNDAVSLMLGAELKGIFIGYSYDHHLSDISKASSGSHEIFAGYNLKLDFSQKNRNKHKSIRIM
- a CDS encoding fimbrillin family protein, with the protein product MLFIHHFDAVITKACRTLLLCAAGFTLAGCTDDTFDQLQNKQDGPLAFEVLAPESWTDGSSRSRGVDDVAITRMDSGADGPLYLIAEISNSPDTVMSVSASRGTSVTTNTFYPSFGLSAICYAGSWSDDDASDLTTNFAHNIKMVAKNNVWQAADESEILDWTGSGNIRFFAYAPFDGDKLNATGASISHSAQSVPGIPAVAFKQTTVVKDHVDLLSTNIDCDASKGGKVSLKFRHSLTAVVVKTGDDMLPGKVTEVTLSGIYDRGTHSIGTDKWTIDEKTAVKETFTVKPDKTLDASGSGSKPGNTKPGEEIVGGDLTFFMVPQTLGSDAKLTIKFTDKASGADRTLTASLTGQTWKAGTRVAYSLNTTGIKVVPTVNFDFVTVRPTKSTREGETEIEKSRGIPTSGYIPEFLATAYAKVYQLNESKDEVNAKKVMLPFKVEYSKDGGATWKDASWTSHAKTDENGMTKGSILLEPRKVFSDMRGALYTNVQIGDSTSYHDLSGGGETANCYMVNAPGYYSLPLIYGNARGEGDVDNESAYTSKAEYVGPLSEKFVLKKFVDHNDAAISGPDIPGILIGDAVLLWQDSPELVRDVHLDADRKKINFQIDREAINQGNAIIAVRANDPNKTILWSWHIWVTHYDWNNNLILATSKGYEVDKEYWFTPCNLGYCDPHDEDKAAQTYSIRLTATLPDGTTKEYKVDGLAQDAVEASFAGDNTYYQWGRKDPMLSGIWNNDTYAIVPASTQYDMDNKPYYPGVCRFNKREHEEGMSIGESIRYANQFFSHDNPSGSDKTPDNFWRRHWHNGSRFGGLRTIMNYWDSELTEVYFSDGKSATSNYQYTPLGQLPTKTIYDPCPVGFCVPNANAFSNFAEHTHSTSLNYDTPGLFIKQRKGYGDKVIGWDISKIAESGNSTIFLPATGLRDMGEGSKAPLPEYFKSSTNPAHSKVTFIATTIFNRNDTSYDEENYYEKSSSCLLIYVDDRNSTIHINEPTNNAYGFSIRPIKDTK
- a CDS encoding multiprotein-bridging factor 1 family protein, which produces MKRNSIIETRRAKVLPEVRQRVDLSFRIVDRIHNILEEQGLKQKDLATMLNKKESEISKWMRGTHNFTIETISLIEKTLGTRILQVVGF